In one window of Pseudobdellovibrionaceae bacterium DNA:
- the nadC gene encoding carboxylating nicotinate-nucleotide diphosphorylase, with translation MTKTTSPIEKLIEHALDEDMPSGDITTDSLGVPEQWGRARLIAKEDLVLSGMLFFEAVMRKLEPQADISWQFTEGQFVVSGQTVGTLSGNLVQILKAERVALNFIGHLSGVATLTRCFVAKTVGTRCKILDTRKTLPGLRIFEKQAVVHGGGENHRMNLSDAILIKENHIRMMGGIRKAVNSIRSRSALPIEVEVTNLDEVKESLALKVDRLLLDNMSAEEIKKALEFVPSSVKTEASGNMTLDRISEVAATGVDYISVGALTHSAPTADFSLQFDWSEAGNNG, from the coding sequence ATGACCAAGACCACATCCCCTATAGAAAAACTCATCGAGCACGCACTCGATGAAGATATGCCAAGCGGCGATATAACCACCGATTCATTGGGCGTGCCCGAGCAATGGGGACGAGCTCGACTGATCGCCAAAGAGGATTTAGTCCTATCGGGAATGCTTTTTTTTGAAGCAGTCATGCGAAAACTTGAACCGCAAGCCGACATTTCATGGCAGTTTACTGAGGGTCAATTTGTCGTATCTGGACAAACCGTGGGGACCCTTAGTGGAAATCTTGTACAAATTCTCAAGGCCGAACGCGTGGCCTTAAACTTTATTGGACACCTCTCGGGAGTGGCCACCCTCACTCGTTGTTTCGTTGCCAAAACAGTGGGGACCCGCTGTAAAATTTTGGACACCCGAAAAACATTGCCGGGACTTCGCATTTTTGAAAAGCAAGCCGTGGTTCACGGTGGGGGCGAAAACCACCGCATGAATTTAAGTGATGCCATTCTCATCAAAGAAAACCACATCCGGATGATGGGCGGCATACGAAAAGCAGTAAATAGCATTCGCAGTCGAAGCGCTCTTCCCATTGAAGTTGAAGTCACCAACCTTGATGAAGTGAAAGAATCTCTGGCTCTCAAAGTTGACCGTTTGCTCTTAGATAACATGAGCGCGGAGGAAATCAAAAAGGCCTTAGAGTTCGTCCCCTCATCAGTTAAAACTGAAGCCAGCGGCAACATGACCCTTGATCGAATCAGCGAAGTGGCGGCCACAGGGGTTGACTATATTAGCGTAGGTGCGCTCACCCACTCAGCACCCACTGCTGATTTTAGTTTGCAGTTTGATTGGAGTGAGGCTGGTAATAATGGGTGA
- a CDS encoding DNA topoisomerase VI subunit B — MATITKSSTAEYFAKNLQQVGFSSPIKAVLTTLKEAVDNSLDACEEAGIAPEILVSVKKVGKGSSRSTDLVEVVVQDNGPGIDQSDIPQVFGQYLASSKFGRGQCSRGQQGIGISAATTWAQLTNASGVKVLSKTKKMRKALSTIVDVDIKGNKGLLKDKNLVDWDINHGTRVEFRIDGRVQLKGDGGLLTYLEGTTLVNPHLTLKYELLDNEPVVVSRVTEDVPKVPAPTLPHPHTMKLGEFMTHAHLYGNMTLEKFLKKGFSRVTEATIKEFTQHGLPKGFLSKTLTKTSEAEFKKVFQAIQDTNLANPSTRSVLTVGEEGLSKSIQRLGEIDFFSVVTRKPRICDFKPVVVEVAIARFLDRPASANDEPVQLLRFANRVPLQFDKGACAITKAVESVNWRSYGLSQPKGSLPQGPYVFAVSMTSPFIKFKNASKETIDASDELVEEIRLALMRAGQKLSRHIKREHKAADLERKMQHIEKFGPILVEGLASIVGAPEKRKQKAIEGLEKLLGRDTQVAEAELEEAESRLAVLKAKQRRRLGSGLEDSDSDDNSDDDSRDFELDEESESQPRTTKKTTSKKAVSKKAASKKLSKTTTKTVAKKKGPAAKGKTTSKKKTVRNKK; from the coding sequence GTGGCAACCATTACCAAAAGTAGTACGGCAGAGTATTTCGCAAAAAACCTACAACAAGTGGGGTTTTCATCCCCGATCAAGGCTGTTTTAACCACATTGAAAGAGGCTGTGGATAATTCTTTGGATGCCTGTGAAGAGGCTGGGATTGCTCCTGAAATTTTGGTTTCTGTGAAAAAGGTCGGTAAGGGCTCATCAAGAAGCACCGACTTGGTGGAAGTGGTGGTTCAGGACAACGGGCCTGGAATTGATCAATCGGACATACCACAGGTGTTCGGGCAATATCTCGCTTCGTCAAAATTTGGTCGAGGACAGTGTTCCCGTGGGCAACAAGGAATAGGGATTTCAGCGGCCACCACATGGGCCCAGCTGACCAACGCTTCAGGTGTGAAAGTGTTGTCTAAAACAAAAAAAATGCGGAAGGCTTTAAGCACCATTGTCGACGTTGATATCAAAGGCAACAAAGGCTTACTTAAAGATAAAAATCTGGTGGATTGGGATATCAATCACGGTACCCGCGTGGAGTTTAGAATCGACGGCCGAGTTCAGCTTAAGGGCGATGGTGGTTTGTTGACTTATTTAGAGGGAACCACGCTAGTTAATCCGCACCTCACACTAAAATATGAACTTCTCGACAACGAGCCCGTGGTGGTGAGTCGGGTGACAGAAGATGTGCCGAAAGTTCCAGCGCCCACGTTGCCACACCCCCATACAATGAAGCTTGGAGAATTTATGACCCATGCCCATTTGTATGGAAATATGACCTTAGAGAAATTCTTGAAAAAAGGTTTTTCGCGGGTGACTGAGGCCACGATCAAAGAATTCACCCAACATGGGTTGCCAAAGGGTTTTTTGAGCAAGACGTTGACGAAAACCTCAGAGGCCGAATTCAAAAAAGTATTTCAAGCTATTCAAGATACAAATCTGGCTAACCCGAGCACTCGATCCGTATTGACGGTGGGTGAAGAGGGGTTATCAAAAAGCATTCAGCGCCTCGGAGAAATTGATTTTTTTAGCGTGGTGACAAGAAAGCCGCGAATTTGTGATTTTAAACCGGTGGTTGTTGAAGTGGCCATTGCCAGGTTTCTGGATCGTCCGGCTTCTGCCAACGATGAACCTGTGCAGCTGCTGCGGTTTGCCAACCGGGTGCCCTTACAATTTGATAAAGGGGCATGTGCCATCACAAAGGCGGTAGAATCGGTAAATTGGCGCTCTTATGGTTTATCACAACCCAAAGGTAGTTTGCCGCAAGGGCCGTATGTTTTTGCTGTGAGTATGACTTCGCCCTTTATTAAATTTAAAAATGCGTCAAAAGAAACCATCGATGCCAGTGATGAACTTGTGGAAGAAATTCGACTGGCGCTGATGCGTGCTGGCCAAAAACTCTCACGCCATATCAAGCGCGAGCACAAAGCGGCCGACCTTGAGAGAAAAATGCAACACATTGAAAAGTTCGGCCCCATTCTTGTTGAGGGGTTGGCAAGCATTGTGGGTGCGCCAGAGAAGCGAAAGCAAAAAGCCATAGAAGGACTTGAGAAACTATTGGGTCGAGACACGCAAGTGGCCGAGGCTGAACTTGAAGAGGCAGAAAGTCGTTTGGCTGTATTAAAGGCCAAGCAACGGCGGCGATTGGGATCGGGCTTGGAAGATTCAGATTCTGACGATAATTCTGATGATGACTCAAGAGATTTCGAATTGGATGAAGAGTCAGAGTCGCAACCGCGAACCACTAAAAAAACGACCAGTAAAAAAGCCGTTTCAAAAAAAGCAGCTAGCAAAAAACTATCTAAAACGACCACAAAGACTGTAGCAAAGAAGAAGGGGCCGGCGGCCAAGGGCAAAACCACTTCAAAGAAAAAGACAGTTCGAAATAAAAAATAA
- a CDS encoding aconitate hydratase produces MATIETTAAMVKNVYSTSRDRLKIVRERLGRPLTLAEKVLYGHLDDPKGQDLTRGESFLLLRPDRVAMQDATAQMALLQFMLSGREESAVPATVHCDHLIRAHEGMTDDMKVAMQENKEVFDFLSSVSSRYHIGFWRPGAGIIHQVVLENYAFPGGLMIGTDSHTPNAGGLGMVAVGVGGADASDVMAGLPWEVKNPKVVGVHLKGKMSGWTSAKDVILKLLGIMTVKGGTNKIVEYFGEGCESISCTGKGTITNMGAELGATCSIFPFDSRMADYLKVTSRGDLAELARENQDLVTADAEVLANPSKYYDEVIEIDLSTLEPHIVGPHSPDAARPLSAMKKAAADNSWPTNLSAALIGSCTNSSYEDIGRATHVAKQALDAGISMAHPFLVSPGSSQIKKTIERDSQMQTLNEVGATVLANACGPCIGQWQRDDVKKGEPNSIVSSFNRNFRGRNDANPETLSFIASPEIVMALGLSGKLDFDPQTDELKGKNGQSIKLSAPEAPELPEKGFVSDPEAYQAPRGSGVEVQVAPTSDRLQLLDPFSAWNGKDCEEALVLCKARGKCTTDHISPAGRWLKYRGHLDNISNNLLLGATNFFTDEIGKGRNILTGETGLEFQAIARDYKSKNQPWVIIGDENYGEGSSREHAAMTPRFLGGVAVIAKSFARIHETNLKKQGMLAFTFVNPSDYDKVQQTDRIDIKGLKEFSPGKNLTALLKHADGSVDEVPLAHTFNGEQIKWFQAGSALNLLRKH; encoded by the coding sequence ATGGCAACCATCGAAACCACAGCGGCAATGGTTAAAAACGTCTACTCAACCTCGCGGGATCGATTGAAGATCGTTCGCGAACGATTGGGTCGGCCGCTGACACTGGCGGAAAAAGTACTCTATGGACATCTGGACGACCCAAAGGGGCAAGACCTCACCCGTGGCGAAAGCTTTTTACTGTTAAGACCAGATCGAGTGGCTATGCAAGATGCCACTGCCCAAATGGCCTTGTTACAATTTATGTTGTCTGGTCGAGAAGAATCGGCTGTGCCGGCGACGGTTCATTGTGATCATTTGATTCGCGCTCACGAGGGAATGACAGACGATATGAAAGTGGCCATGCAAGAAAACAAAGAAGTCTTTGATTTTCTTTCATCGGTTTCTAGTCGCTATCACATTGGGTTTTGGAGGCCTGGTGCTGGTATTATTCATCAAGTGGTTTTAGAAAATTACGCTTTTCCGGGTGGCTTAATGATCGGGACAGACTCTCATACTCCCAACGCAGGTGGTTTAGGCATGGTGGCTGTGGGAGTGGGGGGCGCCGATGCTTCTGATGTGATGGCGGGCCTTCCTTGGGAAGTGAAGAATCCAAAAGTGGTGGGAGTGCATTTAAAAGGCAAGATGTCGGGCTGGACATCGGCTAAGGATGTTATTCTTAAATTGTTAGGAATAATGACCGTAAAAGGTGGAACTAACAAAATAGTAGAATATTTCGGTGAAGGATGTGAGTCGATCAGCTGCACGGGCAAAGGCACAATAACCAATATGGGTGCTGAGTTGGGTGCCACTTGCTCCATTTTTCCGTTTGATTCAAGAATGGCAGACTACTTGAAAGTCACAAGCCGTGGTGATTTAGCCGAGCTTGCCCGCGAGAATCAAGACCTGGTCACAGCTGATGCCGAAGTGTTGGCCAATCCGTCAAAGTACTATGATGAAGTGATTGAAATAGATCTGTCCACGCTGGAGCCCCACATAGTTGGCCCTCACTCTCCTGATGCCGCTCGCCCACTGAGTGCAATGAAAAAGGCTGCTGCCGATAACAGCTGGCCAACAAATTTATCTGCGGCGTTGATTGGCTCGTGCACAAACTCTTCCTACGAAGATATTGGCCGCGCCACTCATGTAGCAAAGCAGGCACTTGATGCGGGCATTTCTATGGCGCATCCTTTTTTGGTTTCACCGGGGTCTTCGCAAATCAAGAAAACTATTGAACGAGACAGCCAAATGCAAACGCTCAACGAAGTGGGGGCGACTGTATTGGCCAATGCCTGCGGACCATGTATTGGTCAATGGCAGCGAGACGATGTTAAAAAAGGCGAGCCGAACTCAATTGTGAGTAGCTTTAATCGTAATTTTCGAGGCCGCAATGATGCAAATCCGGAGACCTTGTCGTTTATTGCAAGCCCTGAAATTGTGATGGCCCTGGGGTTGTCCGGAAAACTTGATTTTGACCCACAAACGGATGAGTTAAAGGGTAAAAATGGACAGTCCATAAAGCTTTCGGCACCAGAAGCACCGGAGTTACCCGAAAAGGGTTTTGTGTCTGATCCGGAAGCCTATCAGGCACCGAGAGGGTCTGGCGTAGAAGTGCAGGTGGCACCCACGTCAGATCGCCTGCAATTGCTCGATCCCTTCTCGGCGTGGAATGGCAAAGATTGTGAAGAGGCATTGGTTCTTTGTAAAGCTCGCGGTAAGTGTACGACCGACCATATCAGTCCGGCAGGGCGGTGGTTGAAATACCGCGGTCATCTCGATAACATTTCAAACAATTTGTTATTGGGTGCGACTAATTTTTTCACTGACGAAATCGGTAAGGGTAGGAATATTCTCACTGGTGAGACTGGCCTAGAATTTCAGGCCATAGCTCGTGATTACAAGTCAAAGAATCAACCTTGGGTGATTATTGGCGACGAGAACTACGGTGAGGGCTCAAGTCGCGAACACGCGGCCATGACGCCCCGGTTTCTTGGTGGCGTGGCTGTTATTGCTAAGAGTTTTGCCCGAATTCACGAAACAAATTTAAAAAAGCAAGGGATGTTGGCTTTCACTTTTGTGAACCCATCTGATTACGATAAAGTTCAACAGACAGATCGAATTGATATCAAGGGACTTAAAGAATTTAGTCCGGGTAAAAATTTAACAGCGTTGCTGAAACATGCCGATGGGTCTGTGGATGAAGTGCCTTTGGCTCACACTTTTAACGGTGAACAGATTAAGTGGTTTCAGGCGGGTTCGGCGTTAAACCTGTTGCGAAAACATTAG
- a CDS encoding thioredoxin family protein, whose amino-acid sequence MALTYTPSPEFGQACPEFALPSVDGQSFQLSDFTGTTALLVMFICNHCPYVKAIEDRIIRLARHIADNGGAVVAICSNDPAEYPEDAPEELKKRWLEKNYGFPYLVDEQQDVARSFGAVCTPDFFLYDKNMKLAYRGRLDDSWKDALKVDKQELKMAFEAIVENKLPAKDQVPSMGCSIKWKGTGG is encoded by the coding sequence ATGGCTTTGACTTACACTCCCTCACCAGAATTTGGACAAGCATGCCCTGAATTTGCACTTCCAAGTGTTGACGGTCAGAGCTTTCAGCTCTCTGACTTTACCGGCACAACAGCCCTTCTCGTGATGTTTATTTGTAACCATTGCCCCTACGTGAAAGCCATTGAAGATCGAATCATTCGCCTAGCTCGCCACATCGCTGATAACGGCGGTGCTGTTGTGGCCATTTGCTCAAACGATCCTGCTGAATATCCCGAAGATGCCCCGGAAGAATTAAAAAAGCGGTGGCTAGAGAAAAATTATGGCTTTCCCTATTTGGTTGATGAGCAACAAGATGTGGCTCGCTCTTTTGGAGCCGTTTGCACACCTGATTTTTTTCTATACGATAAGAACATGAAACTGGCTTATCGCGGTCGACTGGACGATTCATGGAAAGACGCTTTAAAAGTAGACAAACAAGAATTGAAAATGGCATTTGAGGCCATCGTTGAAAACAAACTGCCGGCCAAGGATCAAGTGCCGTCAATGGGTTGTTCTATTAAATGGAAAGGCACGGGAGGCTAA
- a CDS encoding DUF2892 domain-containing protein, translating to MQKNIALWDRLARLTFGTLLLAYAIAGGPAWAYLGIYFQATAAWGVSPFYWLIRNRRKKAM from the coding sequence ATGCAAAAAAACATCGCCCTTTGGGACCGCCTGGCACGACTCACCTTTGGAACTCTTCTTTTAGCCTATGCGATTGCTGGTGGCCCCGCATGGGCCTACCTTGGCATATACTTTCAAGCCACCGCAGCTTGGGGTGTAAGCCCCTTTTATTGGCTGATTCGAAACCGCCGCAAAAAGGCCATGTAG
- a CDS encoding biotin synthetase codes for MGEINIAKWTSDWASQTQTSYWFENTTTSTNDVAKQEFLRINEPLKLYVCGFQTAGRGRDNNTWVTPAENASLLCSWSLAMVSPPQHISAPRLGLGLFQSAQQTWPQIDFNLKAPNDLYIGSKKVAGLLLESQSQGASHRLIVGIGFNVASHPEQIPESTHLGEFHSTLSELEWTQFLSALKHEIIDAQKDCLHPHLGDGPRRRLLEALNKHPLLSEPYIDISEHADLVTGSGIVPWATL; via the coding sequence ATGGGTGAAATCAACATTGCAAAATGGACTTCGGATTGGGCCAGTCAAACTCAAACGTCTTACTGGTTTGAAAACACAACCACCAGCACAAATGATGTAGCCAAACAAGAGTTTTTAAGAATCAATGAGCCCTTAAAACTTTATGTTTGTGGTTTTCAAACGGCGGGCCGGGGAAGAGACAACAACACCTGGGTGACTCCGGCAGAAAATGCCAGTCTTCTTTGTAGCTGGTCACTGGCCATGGTCTCGCCTCCCCAGCACATTTCAGCACCCCGCTTGGGTCTTGGATTGTTTCAATCCGCACAACAAACTTGGCCACAGATTGATTTTAATTTGAAAGCCCCTAATGACCTCTACATCGGGTCGAAAAAAGTGGCGGGCCTATTACTAGAAAGTCAAAGTCAGGGCGCCTCTCACCGCCTCATTGTGGGAATCGGCTTCAATGTGGCCTCACATCCTGAACAGATCCCCGAAAGCACTCACCTAGGTGAGTTTCACTCCACATTGTCTGAACTCGAATGGACCCAGTTTCTCAGTGCTCTGAAGCACGAAATCATTGATGCACAAAAAGATTGCCTGCACCCCCACCTTGGGGATGGGCCGCGCCGACGACTCCTCGAGGCACTGAATAAACACCCCTTGCTGTCTGAGCCATACATTGATATTTCTGAACATGCTGACTTAGTAACGGGTTCAGGAATTGTACCCTGGGCGACCCTTTAG
- a CDS encoding BolA/IbaG family iron-sulfur metabolism protein encodes MTIIEMEDRLRQAFPGSDVVVIDTTGDQYHMEVRIAAPQFECLSRIKQHQAVMAVFDDELKSGALHALSVKTLNK; translated from the coding sequence ATGACAATCATCGAAATGGAAGACCGTTTAAGACAAGCCTTTCCCGGCAGTGATGTGGTGGTTATTGATACCACGGGGGATCAGTACCATATGGAGGTACGGATTGCCGCCCCGCAATTTGAATGCCTTTCGCGGATAAAGCAGCACCAAGCGGTGATGGCCGTATTTGACGACGAGCTTAAAAGTGGCGCCTTGCACGCCCTGAGCGTAAAAACTTTAAATAAATAG
- a CDS encoding helix-turn-helix transcriptional regulator: MDSETSSFVGAPIDSLHSRAKSSIDYDLLAQEMISYLRGPITQRSLSDLLGYTFNQVGKWESGATKIKWSDFVQLCSTLEVPLRLSTAQFFGKPPSHIHLERLADTLLDSYGLIDLNNTTIRTKLNKWRLGKIQIHLSDVLAILDTYPSSLFAWLMAFVDGEQLRSIQGRYHHFLKTMQAVSDNPTYIYVNTALKVKEYVDLTDHSDEILGKHALMPVKSLRRALQELTSLGLVLFDGRKFLPCPFDFSFSNLRHQNLRRFNKYSTLLAGHGYPLSLGPLQRYESLNASRSSVRVNALSKEAADKINDLIMHFHNRATEVIQNDIGPKNNVQIIVLHSFASTLIDPDLAEGVLDSYSNDKLLPK; the protein is encoded by the coding sequence ATGGACAGCGAAACCTCATCCTTTGTCGGGGCACCCATTGACTCTCTTCATTCTCGCGCAAAATCATCCATCGATTATGATTTATTAGCGCAGGAGATGATTTCCTATTTGCGCGGCCCTATCACACAGCGAAGCCTCAGCGACCTGCTTGGCTACACATTTAACCAGGTGGGAAAATGGGAAAGTGGCGCCACAAAAATAAAGTGGAGTGATTTTGTCCAACTGTGCAGCACTCTAGAAGTTCCGCTACGACTCTCCACCGCCCAATTTTTTGGAAAGCCTCCGTCTCATATCCACCTGGAACGGCTGGCTGATACTCTTTTAGATAGCTATGGCTTGATTGATTTAAACAACACAACCATTCGAACAAAACTCAATAAATGGCGCCTAGGAAAAATACAGATTCATCTATCTGATGTGTTGGCCATTTTAGACACTTACCCCTCTTCGCTTTTTGCTTGGCTAATGGCTTTTGTGGACGGCGAGCAGCTTCGATCCATTCAAGGCCGATATCATCATTTTTTAAAGACCATGCAAGCCGTCTCCGATAATCCCACATATATTTACGTGAATACCGCACTGAAGGTGAAAGAGTACGTGGACCTTACTGATCACAGCGACGAAATTCTCGGCAAACACGCGCTCATGCCCGTGAAATCCTTGCGCCGCGCCCTTCAAGAATTGACCTCTTTGGGACTTGTCCTCTTTGACGGACGAAAATTTTTACCCTGCCCATTTGATTTTAGTTTTTCAAATTTACGCCACCAAAACTTGCGGCGCTTCAACAAGTACTCCACTCTTTTAGCTGGCCACGGCTATCCGCTCTCCCTGGGGCCGCTTCAAAGATATGAATCTTTAAATGCTTCAAGATCCTCCGTTCGAGTGAACGCCCTGTCAAAAGAAGCGGCAGACAAAATTAATGACCTAATTATGCACTTTCATAACAGAGCCACTGAAGTCATCCAAAATGACATCGGCCCTAAAAACAATGTACAAATAATTGTATTGCACAGCTTCGCATCAACACTCATCGACCCAGATTTGGCCGAGGGGGTGCTTGATAGCTACTCCAATGATAAACTGTTGCCGAAATAG
- a CDS encoding DNA topoisomerase VI, with translation MARVNRLRESSKDIPKIAKNLCDGMLRDLEQAKRPRIEAVKASLDNALYDPKVGYLTPGDKKVGTELNVSSVQKLARTVFMLELLLGNVQSGGVNTKRELYYMAKGMVKGNKDIKPLDFDTQEESDSVISFICDMLEVYREELNCFANDRGGQTYSKNLVVTETLPDGTTAVVDLSTLGTTPFQPKNKPQVFKLKPRKGKIDFCLIVESEGTTNTLVSNGFTKRNNCIIIGAQGVPSNAVRGWCHTIQTQLGVPMYFYGDLDAYTLQNIYRTLKAGSAASLIRNAEFSAPDVKFLGVLPEDVKKYDLDYYEVGERDASEARSLKKAKDALKNDPFFQDKRNKKLADILRWLVKEKVRCEQQSIFSVNPKDPTMPEKIIVDKIRSKSYV, from the coding sequence ATGGCGCGAGTGAATCGCTTACGAGAATCGTCTAAAGATATTCCTAAAATTGCAAAGAACCTATGCGATGGCATGCTTCGAGATTTGGAGCAGGCAAAAAGACCGCGAATTGAGGCCGTGAAAGCCAGCCTCGACAACGCCTTGTATGATCCAAAGGTGGGATATCTCACACCTGGTGATAAAAAGGTGGGGACCGAGTTAAATGTTTCCAGTGTTCAGAAATTAGCGCGAACTGTATTTATGCTAGAGCTTTTACTGGGTAATGTTCAATCCGGTGGCGTGAATACCAAGCGTGAGCTTTACTATATGGCCAAAGGTATGGTGAAGGGGAATAAAGACATAAAGCCCCTTGATTTCGACACGCAAGAGGAAAGTGACTCTGTAATTTCGTTTATTTGTGACATGCTTGAGGTTTATCGCGAAGAACTAAATTGTTTTGCAAACGATCGCGGTGGCCAAACTTACTCAAAAAACTTGGTGGTGACTGAAACTCTGCCCGATGGCACAACTGCGGTGGTCGATTTAAGTACTTTGGGAACCACACCTTTTCAACCTAAAAATAAGCCCCAGGTTTTCAAGCTTAAGCCAAGAAAGGGAAAAATTGATTTTTGTTTGATTGTAGAATCAGAGGGCACAACAAATACATTGGTTTCAAACGGTTTTACGAAGCGAAATAATTGCATCATTATTGGTGCTCAAGGTGTTCCCTCAAATGCCGTGCGCGGCTGGTGTCACACCATTCAAACCCAACTGGGTGTTCCCATGTATTTTTACGGAGATCTGGATGCGTACACGCTGCAAAATATTTATCGAACCTTGAAGGCGGGTTCAGCGGCCAGTCTGATTAGAAATGCGGAGTTTTCGGCGCCCGACGTGAAGTTTTTAGGAGTGTTGCCGGAGGACGTCAAAAAATATGACCTCGACTATTATGAAGTGGGGGAACGGGATGCCTCTGAAGCTCGGTCATTGAAGAAGGCCAAAGATGCTCTTAAAAATGATCCGTTTTTTCAGGACAAGCGAAACAAAAAGTTGGCTGACATTCTACGTTGGCTGGTTAAAGAAAAGGTTCGTTGCGAACAGCAGTCGATTTTTTCAGTGAACCCCAAGGATCCGACCATGCCTGAGAAGATCATCGTAGATAAAATCAGGTCGAAATCTTACGTGTAA
- the grxD gene encoding Grx4 family monothiol glutaredoxin produces MDADLKKRIDDMVKSEKVFLFMKGTPSFPQCGFSARAVAILRELETNFGSFNVLEDESIRHGIKEYGNWPTIPQLYVNGELLGGSDIMLEMFETGELKDSLNS; encoded by the coding sequence ATGGATGCAGATTTAAAAAAACGCATTGATGACATGGTAAAAAGTGAAAAGGTGTTTTTGTTTATGAAGGGCACGCCCAGCTTCCCTCAGTGTGGTTTCTCGGCCCGGGCTGTGGCGATTTTACGCGAACTTGAAACGAATTTTGGATCTTTCAATGTCCTAGAGGATGAATCCATTCGCCACGGAATTAAAGAGTACGGCAACTGGCCAACTATCCCCCAACTCTATGTAAATGGAGAACTGCTGGGCGGAAGCGATATCATGCTCGAAATGTTTGAAACTGGCGAGCTGAAAGACAGTCTCAATAGTTGA
- a CDS encoding GyrI-like domain-containing protein, which translates to MKWILFFVFSGIVVFVTTLYFNLGGHKDVILSEVNTDGFHVIYKLHDGPYHKIINTIESVEAWAAKNNIPCPQTFGEYLDDPRSADESRLRSHGGCILSSPVSTVEQGLIQRFILPGHYLKASFEGAPSIGPFKVYPKAEDWARSHRIQFTGPVIEVYTVKGPHSMVTEYYFPMPK; encoded by the coding sequence ATGAAGTGGATTTTATTTTTTGTCTTCAGCGGCATAGTTGTTTTTGTTACGACTTTGTATTTTAATCTGGGCGGACATAAAGATGTAATTTTGAGCGAGGTCAACACAGACGGATTTCACGTGATCTATAAACTTCACGATGGTCCTTATCATAAAATTATAAATACAATTGAGTCTGTTGAGGCATGGGCCGCAAAAAATAATATCCCGTGCCCGCAAACATTTGGCGAGTACCTAGATGATCCAAGATCCGCCGATGAGTCACGTCTGCGCAGCCATGGCGGTTGCATTTTAAGTTCGCCGGTATCCACCGTAGAACAGGGCTTGATCCAGCGCTTTATCTTGCCAGGTCACTACTTAAAAGCCAGCTTCGAAGGGGCGCCGTCAATTGGGCCATTTAAGGTGTATCCAAAAGCTGAAGACTGGGCACGTAGTCACCGAATTCAATTCACTGGCCCGGTGATCGAGGTTTATACCGTCAAAGGTCCTCATTCGATGGTTACGGAATACTACTTCCCCATGCCCAAGTGA
- a CDS encoding HNH endonuclease, protein MTSEYYIPADPQHKGRQRAKARELKRSQWWKQKLADGICHHCGQRFAPEDLTMDHLVPVGRGGRSTKGNVVVSCKSCNTQKAHLTPAEIQLADLGLGNS, encoded by the coding sequence ATGACGTCTGAATACTACATTCCCGCAGATCCTCAACACAAGGGTCGGCAGCGGGCCAAAGCTCGCGAGCTAAAACGCTCTCAATGGTGGAAGCAAAAGTTGGCCGATGGAATTTGCCACCACTGTGGGCAACGGTTTGCGCCGGAAGACCTGACCATGGATCACCTTGTGCCTGTGGGGCGCGGAGGCCGAAGCACCAAGGGCAATGTGGTTGTCAGCTGCAAGTCTTGCAATACCCAAAAGGCCCATTTGACGCCGGCCGAGATACAACTTGCCGACCTAGGGCTTGGAAATTCTTAA